Proteins encoded together in one Pseudomonas sp. Seg1 window:
- a CDS encoding ATP-binding protein, translating into MINFLTSGRLSRLFAMWASQTACRTSVAAEVTKKTGNSIRVSIKPMAYQPHFEKLRMKIEPDRRTRVGREWQVLGETFFQSFSAAEIPPASPWEHTYEVLNDPAKSPKILWQFGKEIQDYVASQTDAWRNFRVTRIPDVVDIELYRNDRSLVSNLEGGQLSEGQRNAAILHMLLVKGDGPIIIDQPEDEVDASFIYKDLVPLLRQAKSCRQIILATHNANLPVNADAEFVFALESVNGRGGVLAQEGLDRRETALAVLDIMEGSEEAFRRRFDKYHF; encoded by the coding sequence ATGATCAATTTTCTCACCTCGGGAAGGCTAAGTCGGCTCTTTGCTATGTGGGCCAGCCAAACCGCGTGCCGCACAAGCGTTGCAGCAGAAGTCACCAAAAAGACTGGCAACTCCATTCGCGTATCGATAAAGCCCATGGCGTACCAACCCCATTTCGAGAAGCTCCGGATGAAAATTGAGCCTGATAGGCGTACCCGGGTAGGGCGCGAGTGGCAGGTACTAGGCGAAACTTTTTTCCAAAGCTTTAGCGCGGCGGAAATACCGCCAGCATCTCCTTGGGAGCACACTTATGAAGTGCTAAATGATCCCGCGAAGAGCCCAAAAATCCTGTGGCAATTCGGGAAGGAAATACAGGATTACGTCGCATCTCAGACAGACGCTTGGCGCAATTTTCGTGTGACACGCATCCCAGATGTTGTGGACATCGAACTCTATCGCAACGACCGGTCATTGGTGAGCAATCTGGAAGGCGGCCAGCTATCCGAAGGGCAGCGTAATGCGGCGATACTCCACATGCTGCTGGTGAAAGGCGACGGCCCAATTATCATCGATCAGCCAGAGGACGAAGTAGATGCAAGCTTCATCTACAAAGACTTGGTGCCGTTGCTTCGGCAGGCAAAATCCTGTCGCCAAATCATCTTGGCCACGCACAACGCCAACCTACCTGTGAATGCTGACGCCGAATTCGTTTTTGCACTTGAATCTGTCAACGGAAGAGGAGGGGTATTGGCACAAGAGGGTCTGGACAGGCGAGAGACCGCCTTAGCTGTGCTGGACATCATGGAGGGGTCAGAGGAGGCGTTCAGGCGTCGTTTTGACAAGTACCACTTCTAA
- a CDS encoding AAA family ATPase: protein MYLSALSIRNFRQFGDLTPGFFIHFNEGVTALVGENDAGKTAVIDAIRHVLQTRDCDFLRLELEDFHVTSNGEPATDITLICTLSGLSSLELGAFAEYVTFSRGEGVLHVHWSARRLAIPTASRRWVDIQVRCGERGEGPLLDVGVRQLLATAYLKPLRDAEREMSPGRNSRLSQVLSSFPGIETGESYVDTAPPASTAEASDLSIAGMGDYMRELVRGHEAIKVAQATINDRYLEPLSLAGHPLHSHLGFGNSESETAKLKLILERLELGLLDKSSGLAKGSYGLGSNNLLFMACELLLLGKEPDGLPLLLIEEPEAHLHPQRQLRLMEFLVSASQPVAQAQRQQQEPAQTRPVQVILTTHSPNLSSKIALENLVLIQGQRAFSMAQERTKLSADDYRFLSRFLDATKASLFFAKGLLIVEGDAEAILMPALARLLERDLTKHGVSIVNVGGVGLRRYAHIMQRADISEGEIQIPTACITDMDVMPDCAPAIMGLNPNKLTASGKRAPRRWRMLSDFGATDAERARRLAAHREKRSRGDGQNVKTFVATHWTLEYDLAVEGLMEWVHRAATLAVHDVKLNERKLTREKVLEKASKALTVLKDRYPTDQERATEIYRLVDSGSKSITAQHLVDLLQMAFDEGELDQASLRAALPIYLVEAIEFATGSPILSQTPEPPAEPATTAPPQTTEAGEFV from the coding sequence ATGTACCTTTCAGCGCTCTCGATCCGGAATTTCCGCCAGTTTGGCGATCTGACTCCAGGCTTTTTCATTCACTTCAATGAGGGCGTCACTGCGCTTGTAGGGGAGAATGATGCCGGCAAGACAGCGGTAATCGACGCCATCCGGCATGTCCTGCAGACCCGTGACTGCGACTTTCTGCGATTGGAGCTCGAAGACTTCCACGTCACGAGCAACGGCGAGCCTGCGACCGACATCACCTTGATTTGCACACTGTCGGGGCTATCCTCGTTAGAGCTCGGTGCCTTTGCTGAGTACGTAACATTCTCTCGCGGGGAAGGGGTGCTCCATGTGCACTGGTCAGCACGTCGACTCGCAATTCCGACAGCATCTCGTCGCTGGGTAGACATCCAAGTTCGTTGTGGCGAGCGCGGAGAAGGGCCCTTACTGGACGTCGGTGTGCGCCAGTTGCTGGCGACCGCTTACTTGAAGCCTTTGCGTGATGCTGAGCGGGAGATGTCACCGGGCCGTAACTCTCGATTGTCTCAAGTTCTGTCCAGCTTTCCGGGGATTGAAACCGGTGAGTCCTATGTCGATACCGCACCGCCGGCGTCAACAGCTGAGGCCTCTGATCTGAGTATTGCCGGCATGGGCGATTACATGCGTGAACTCGTTAGAGGACATGAAGCCATCAAGGTCGCCCAGGCGACGATCAATGACCGATACCTGGAGCCTCTCTCACTGGCTGGGCACCCGCTTCATAGCCATCTTGGCTTCGGCAATTCCGAAAGTGAGACCGCAAAGCTCAAGCTAATCCTTGAGCGGCTCGAATTGGGGCTGCTGGACAAGAGTTCAGGTCTTGCGAAGGGCAGTTATGGCCTGGGTTCAAACAATCTGCTGTTCATGGCCTGCGAGCTCCTCCTGCTTGGGAAGGAGCCGGACGGGCTGCCGCTACTGTTGATCGAAGAGCCTGAAGCGCATCTTCACCCGCAGCGCCAGCTCAGACTGATGGAGTTTCTGGTGAGCGCATCCCAGCCTGTAGCCCAGGCGCAGAGGCAACAGCAAGAGCCAGCGCAGACACGCCCCGTGCAGGTGATTCTTACCACGCACAGCCCCAACCTGAGCTCTAAGATTGCTCTGGAAAACCTGGTACTCATTCAAGGCCAGCGCGCGTTCTCCATGGCGCAGGAGCGCACCAAGCTCTCCGCTGATGACTATCGCTTCCTAAGCCGTTTTCTGGATGCCACAAAAGCCAGTCTGTTCTTTGCGAAGGGGCTGCTCATCGTAGAAGGGGATGCCGAGGCGATACTTATGCCGGCGTTGGCTCGGCTGCTAGAACGCGACCTGACAAAGCACGGCGTGTCGATCGTCAACGTGGGTGGAGTTGGCTTGCGTCGCTATGCGCACATCATGCAGCGCGCTGATATCTCCGAAGGCGAAATCCAGATCCCAACCGCCTGCATCACCGATATGGATGTAATGCCTGATTGCGCGCCGGCAATCATGGGACTGAACCCGAACAAGCTCACGGCTAGCGGCAAACGGGCCCCTCGTCGATGGCGGATGTTGAGCGACTTTGGTGCTACAGATGCGGAACGAGCGCGGAGGCTAGCGGCTCATAGAGAAAAACGTTCACGTGGTGATGGTCAGAATGTAAAAACCTTCGTGGCCACTCATTGGACGCTCGAATACGATCTGGCTGTCGAGGGACTCATGGAATGGGTGCATCGCGCTGCCACGTTGGCCGTACATGACGTGAAGCTGAATGAGCGCAAACTGACACGCGAGAAAGTCCTTGAGAAGGCGAGCAAGGCGCTGACGGTACTCAAGGATCGCTATCCCACCGATCAAGAGCGAGCCACTGAGATTTACCGTCTTGTGGATTCCGGCTCCAAGTCGATCACTGCTCAACACTTGGTCGACCTGCTGCAAATGGCATTTGATGAGGGTGAACTCGACCAGGCGAGCTTGCGTGCAGCGCTACCGATATACCTGGTTGAAGCGATAGAGTTTGCAACTGGAAGTCCAATTCTTTCTCAGACACCAGAACCACCTGCCGAGCCCGCCACTACGGCCCCTCCCCAGACAACTGAAGCGGGGGAATTTGTGTAA
- a CDS encoding UvrD-helicase domain-containing protein, whose amino-acid sequence MSLRDLDERRREFLKRLDTLDVAACPGSGKTTLIVAKLAILGRHWRSRTQGICVLSHTNAAREEIESRLGATEVGQRLLRYPHFIDTIHGFVMRFLASPWLRSNGHPLVMIDDEATGRARGRALGGERRNMEIFLGNKDKTLADLRLQTADFSDPLGGAHYICSPKAPSHGKLGRAMGAAASEGYFCYDEVFTLGQAMIEQEPNIAQSLQARFPCVLVDEMQDTDVKQSRLLNHVFPRDTANTVVVRVGDPNQQIFEGDGESDGAFPHGETIDISTSFRFNQAIASQANSFAVAPITGGLIGRGRTGVGCPNTIFVFPDDNARGVLGAFANLVSRCLPVAERKDGVHAIGAVHRLKDYKIEQYPKALEHYWSAYRSDASTSRYAPKTFVEGVRRARAHLANTGHAHESVEMIAKCLLHLAERSGLRKPVQIRTRLHRYIERSLASNTNLLKAYQRCIYLYLFYSHPLREERWVHTHVVLLRRLIAELHPGEAISNSSEVEAYLAWTEPGETVDVESEVPHKAINTYRSEEGGDDPVDVQLASMHSVKGKTHTATLIVETFSGQRFLEMMLPWLEGKPLVKKEHKVTYRKNRMLMYVGMTRPTHLLCLAIRSSALGEREARAVRKAALEAQGWVINELDM is encoded by the coding sequence ATGTCGCTGCGCGACCTGGATGAGCGACGGAGGGAGTTTCTCAAGCGCCTCGATACGCTCGATGTGGCGGCATGCCCGGGTAGCGGCAAGACCACCTTGATAGTTGCCAAGCTCGCCATACTTGGGCGCCACTGGCGTAGTCGAACGCAGGGGATCTGCGTGCTGTCGCACACCAATGCGGCACGTGAGGAAATCGAGAGCCGGCTGGGCGCCACAGAGGTTGGCCAGAGACTACTGCGATACCCGCACTTCATCGACACCATCCATGGTTTTGTCATGCGGTTTCTCGCGTCGCCTTGGCTGCGCTCGAATGGCCACCCGTTGGTTATGATTGATGACGAGGCGACTGGACGTGCCAGGGGAAGGGCGTTGGGTGGTGAGCGAAGAAATATGGAGATCTTCCTTGGCAACAAGGACAAAACGCTTGCTGATCTTCGTCTTCAAACCGCTGACTTTTCTGATCCGCTTGGGGGCGCGCACTACATTTGTTCACCTAAAGCTCCGTCACACGGAAAGCTAGGCAGAGCCATGGGCGCTGCTGCGTCGGAAGGCTACTTTTGCTACGACGAGGTATTCACGCTCGGCCAGGCCATGATCGAGCAAGAACCGAATATTGCTCAGTCGCTGCAAGCTCGGTTCCCCTGCGTGCTCGTCGACGAGATGCAAGACACCGATGTGAAGCAGAGTCGCCTCTTGAACCACGTCTTTCCGCGCGATACTGCAAATACAGTCGTGGTGAGGGTGGGGGATCCCAATCAGCAGATCTTTGAGGGCGACGGCGAGTCCGATGGGGCCTTCCCTCATGGAGAGACGATTGATATCTCCACGAGCTTCCGATTCAACCAGGCCATTGCCTCTCAGGCGAACAGCTTTGCGGTAGCTCCAATTACCGGGGGGTTGATAGGTCGGGGCAGAACGGGAGTTGGCTGTCCAAACACAATATTTGTCTTCCCTGACGACAATGCAAGGGGTGTCCTCGGCGCATTTGCGAATTTGGTGTCCCGGTGTCTACCCGTTGCGGAGCGCAAGGATGGGGTGCATGCAATCGGCGCAGTGCATCGGCTGAAGGACTACAAGATCGAGCAATATCCAAAGGCCCTGGAGCATTATTGGAGCGCCTACCGCTCTGATGCTAGTACCTCTAGATACGCTCCTAAGACGTTCGTTGAAGGTGTTCGTAGGGCAAGGGCACACCTAGCCAATACCGGTCATGCTCACGAAAGCGTCGAGATGATTGCCAAGTGTCTGCTTCATCTCGCCGAACGTAGTGGGTTAAGAAAACCTGTCCAGATCAGGACGAGGCTTCACCGCTATATAGAGCGAAGCTTGGCGTCTAACACGAACCTTCTGAAAGCCTACCAACGATGTATCTACCTCTATTTGTTCTACTCGCATCCGCTAAGAGAGGAGCGGTGGGTTCATACGCATGTCGTGCTGCTTCGACGCCTGATCGCAGAACTGCATCCTGGGGAGGCCATATCAAACAGCTCCGAGGTAGAAGCCTACTTGGCGTGGACAGAACCAGGGGAAACGGTCGATGTCGAGTCCGAGGTACCACATAAAGCCATCAACACCTACCGATCCGAGGAGGGCGGAGACGACCCCGTCGACGTTCAGCTGGCGTCCATGCACTCTGTAAAGGGCAAGACTCATACGGCGACCCTGATTGTGGAAACATTCAGTGGACAGCGCTTCCTGGAAATGATGCTGCCCTGGCTGGAGGGTAAGCCTCTGGTGAAGAAAGAGCACAAAGTGACTTACCGGAAGAACAGGATGCTCATGTACGTAGGTATGACTAGGCCAACGCATCTGCTGTGCCTGGCTATTCGAAGCAGCGCGCTGGGCGAGAGGGAGGCGAGAGCTGTGCGAAAGGCAGCGCTGGAGGCGCAGGGGTGGGTGATCAATGAGCTCGATATGTAA
- a CDS encoding site-specific integrase, which yields MSRSPKPLFNTYESFLDQDFSCSGPTTPCVKAYLASFSHALEAPRGYLAVRSFLRAFSDNAQTFSSYRIHIERLLLWSLMISQKPLNQLKRQDAQDYLIFCRNPPRDWIGPVTRSRFLNNNDAQSALVDPVIPNPNWRPFNIKSSKPLIGSEDQEQGITENKYSATNSTINQVFSICSRFFEFMVEDGYAAANPFRMIKKSGRYTDDVQDEGVTRALTPLQWNYVLETAEKLAESEPARHERTLFILSTLFSMYLRVSDVVGRQNWKPSMGDFRQDPEGNWWYHAVGKGNKIGKIAVRDEYINLYLKRYCRFLGLPELPEIGETTPLIKTLRGRSGLSDRQVRALLQVVFDKALESMRIEGRAVHEMESLKVASLHWLRHTSATFDAPLRNAKDLQVDLRHSNLSTTQNTYYHSHDQERAHSVKRLGLRDRG from the coding sequence ATGTCCCGCTCGCCGAAGCCCTTATTCAATACATACGAGTCGTTCCTTGATCAGGATTTCAGTTGCAGTGGGCCTACTACACCATGCGTCAAAGCTTACCTTGCCTCATTTTCCCATGCGCTAGAGGCTCCGCGCGGCTACCTGGCCGTGCGCTCGTTCCTGCGGGCTTTTTCCGATAATGCTCAGACCTTCAGCTCGTATCGCATTCATATTGAGCGGCTGCTGCTGTGGTCATTGATGATTAGCCAGAAGCCGCTGAATCAACTTAAGCGTCAGGACGCCCAGGATTATTTGATTTTTTGCCGTAATCCACCTCGAGACTGGATCGGGCCTGTGACTCGTAGCCGTTTTTTGAATAATAATGATGCGCAGAGTGCGCTTGTAGACCCTGTTATTCCTAATCCTAACTGGCGTCCTTTCAATATTAAATCGTCGAAGCCGCTGATTGGTTCCGAGGATCAAGAACAAGGAATAACCGAGAATAAATACAGCGCAACCAACAGCACCATAAATCAAGTTTTCTCGATTTGCAGTCGCTTTTTCGAATTTATGGTTGAAGATGGTTATGCGGCGGCAAACCCCTTCCGAATGATCAAGAAGTCAGGTCGCTATACCGATGATGTTCAAGACGAGGGTGTTACGCGTGCATTGACGCCGCTGCAATGGAACTACGTGCTTGAAACGGCTGAAAAGCTGGCGGAGTCCGAACCTGCTCGGCATGAGCGTACACTGTTTATACTTTCAACATTGTTTTCCATGTATCTACGCGTGTCTGATGTTGTCGGGCGACAAAACTGGAAGCCCTCTATGGGGGACTTCCGCCAAGACCCTGAGGGCAACTGGTGGTATCACGCCGTAGGCAAAGGCAACAAGATCGGAAAGATTGCCGTCAGGGATGAATATATCAATCTCTATTTAAAGCGCTATTGTCGGTTCTTGGGTCTGCCCGAACTTCCTGAGATCGGCGAGACCACTCCTTTGATCAAGACCCTCAGAGGACGTTCTGGTCTGTCGGATCGACAGGTACGCGCCCTCCTCCAGGTAGTCTTCGACAAGGCTCTTGAAAGTATGCGTATCGAGGGTCGTGCGGTGCACGAGATGGAAAGCTTAAAGGTCGCTTCTCTGCACTGGCTACGCCATACCTCTGCGACCTTCGACGCGCCCTTGCGGAATGCCAAAGACCTGCAGGTCGATCTGCGTCATAGCAATCTCAGTACTACTCAGAACACGTACTACCACTCACATGATCAAGAGCGTGCGCACTCGGTCAAGCGCTTGGGCTTACGTGACCGAGGTTGA
- a CDS encoding cupin domain-containing protein, which translates to MVERKTTATDVIDTLGLEPHVEGGYFRRTYQSDHRDMLTTAGGPRYLMTSIYYLLTEQSPVGQFHFNQSDILHFFHLGDAIEYSLILADGSLQTLVMGSDILSGQHLQLHVPGGLWKASRLLHGSNGFGLISEAVSPGFDFADMKMGNRQKLTAQFPQHRMLIEKLTRDDD; encoded by the coding sequence ATGGTCGAGCGCAAAACAACTGCAACAGATGTTATTGATACGCTGGGCCTGGAACCTCACGTTGAAGGCGGCTACTTTCGCCGAACCTATCAATCCGATCACCGCGACATGCTTACAACCGCCGGCGGTCCACGTTACCTGATGACGTCGATCTACTATCTGCTGACCGAGCAATCACCGGTCGGCCAGTTCCATTTCAACCAGTCCGACATCCTGCATTTTTTCCACTTAGGCGACGCCATCGAGTACAGCCTGATCCTGGCTGACGGCTCATTGCAGACCCTAGTCATGGGCAGCGATATTTTGTCAGGACAACATCTGCAATTACATGTACCGGGTGGCCTGTGGAAAGCTTCGAGGCTTTTGCATGGCTCAAACGGTTTCGGTTTGATCAGTGAAGCGGTTTCACCGGGTTTTGATTTCGCCGACATGAAAATGGGGAATCGCCAAAAACTCACAGCACAATTTCCTCAACATCGAATGCTGATAGAAAAGCTGACGCGGGATGATGATTGA
- a CDS encoding helix-turn-helix transcriptional regulator, which translates to MERNLERTRQDLAEFLRSRRERISLAEAGLPPTGRRRTPGLRREEVAALAGVGLSWYTWLEQGRDIGVSPAFLDNLCRVLKLDAVERRHLYLLSHQRPPAEEGKTWCVVPQIVHRLMADLPLRPAYVLNLRWDVLAWNPAADKIFKFSEKTPEQRNFLSMLFTDERTKSLFQPWDDQAIQMLSSFRRDYVHASNESDVASLVRELESVSAEFKGWWSRQDIHGPCQGIRHLTIDSFGDVTLEHTTLTIDVERHLRLVYYAPMEQGVALFKFEKWLEEGVVEVKQDQFETS; encoded by the coding sequence ATGGAAAGGAATCTTGAGCGCACTCGACAGGACCTGGCTGAGTTTTTACGCAGCCGCCGAGAGCGCATATCTCTTGCAGAAGCAGGGTTACCCCCGACTGGCAGACGCCGTACACCCGGGCTGCGTCGAGAAGAAGTAGCGGCACTGGCGGGTGTCGGATTGTCTTGGTACACATGGCTCGAACAGGGACGCGATATTGGTGTGTCACCTGCCTTCCTGGACAATCTGTGCCGGGTCCTCAAGCTCGATGCGGTCGAGCGTCGCCATCTCTATCTGCTTTCACACCAGCGACCGCCGGCCGAGGAGGGCAAAACCTGGTGCGTCGTTCCCCAGATCGTTCATCGCCTGATGGCGGATCTGCCGTTGCGACCCGCTTATGTGCTGAACCTTCGCTGGGATGTCCTGGCCTGGAACCCCGCAGCTGACAAGATTTTCAAGTTCTCCGAGAAAACACCTGAGCAACGCAACTTTTTATCGATGTTGTTTACCGACGAGCGCACGAAATCTCTTTTCCAGCCTTGGGACGACCAGGCAATCCAGATGCTCTCCAGTTTCCGCCGGGATTATGTTCACGCCTCAAATGAAAGTGATGTTGCTTCACTGGTGCGTGAACTTGAGAGTGTCAGTGCGGAATTCAAAGGCTGGTGGTCTCGGCAGGATATTCATGGTCCCTGTCAGGGTATTCGGCACCTGACGATCGATTCATTTGGCGACGTCACTCTGGAACACACCACGCTGACAATCGATGTCGAACGGCATCTGCGCCTTGTGTACTACGCGCCAATGGAGCAAGGGGTCGCCCTGTTCAAGTTTGAGAAATGGCTGGAGGAGGGTGTTGTAGAAGTTAAGCAAGATCAATTTGAGACCTCATAA